The following proteins are encoded in a genomic region of Leifsonia psychrotolerans:
- a CDS encoding GH1 family beta-glucosidase gives MTNPRFPRLPSSFIWGVSTAAYQIEGAVNEGGRGLSSWDAFCAEPGRVINGDTGEVACDHYHRYPEDIALMKDLGVDAYRFSFAWPRIQPTGSGPVNAEGLAFYDRLVDGLLEAGITPTPTLFHWDTPLTLEQDGGWLNRDITDKFADYAHIMGTHFADRIPRWITINEPVVLTMLGYGAGIQAPGLQLGFGALPAAHHQLLAHGKAVGALRAAGANNIGIANNHAPTWAASESPEDQQAAGLYDALANWVFADPILLGRYPEELAPFLPEGAADDLPTISTPIDWYGINYYNPTLVSAPVGPGETGGLVDGHELDASLPFALQEIEGYPLTDFGWPSIPAAFTELLTSFTARYGDALPPIYITENGCAINDGPDETGVIADERRIDYTAAHLAAVADAIEAGVDVRGYFHWSLMDNFEWAVGFSQRFGLIYTDYETQERIPKDSFRWYRDLIQAHR, from the coding sequence ATGACGAACCCTCGTTTCCCCCGACTGCCGTCTTCCTTCATCTGGGGAGTGTCAACGGCTGCCTATCAGATCGAGGGAGCAGTGAACGAGGGCGGTCGAGGACTCTCCAGTTGGGATGCCTTCTGCGCCGAACCCGGCCGTGTGATCAACGGTGATACCGGAGAGGTCGCGTGTGACCACTACCACCGGTACCCGGAAGACATTGCCCTGATGAAAGACCTCGGGGTCGACGCCTACCGGTTCTCGTTCGCCTGGCCGCGCATCCAGCCCACCGGGTCCGGCCCGGTCAACGCCGAAGGACTCGCGTTTTACGATCGTCTGGTCGATGGTCTGCTCGAGGCCGGCATCACTCCCACGCCAACCCTGTTCCACTGGGACACCCCATTGACACTCGAGCAGGATGGGGGCTGGCTGAACCGCGATATCACCGACAAGTTCGCCGACTATGCGCACATCATGGGCACACATTTCGCCGACCGTATTCCGCGCTGGATTACGATCAACGAACCCGTCGTCCTCACCATGCTGGGCTACGGCGCCGGAATTCAGGCACCCGGCCTGCAGCTGGGCTTTGGCGCTTTGCCGGCGGCCCACCACCAGCTACTGGCGCATGGCAAGGCCGTCGGTGCCCTGCGCGCGGCAGGTGCCAACAACATCGGTATCGCCAACAATCACGCGCCCACCTGGGCGGCGAGCGAAAGCCCGGAAGACCAGCAAGCAGCCGGTCTCTACGATGCCCTCGCCAATTGGGTGTTCGCCGACCCGATTCTGCTCGGTCGCTACCCGGAGGAATTGGCGCCGTTCCTGCCCGAGGGCGCCGCAGATGATCTGCCCACGATCTCGACCCCGATCGACTGGTACGGCATCAACTATTACAACCCCACTCTGGTGTCGGCACCGGTCGGCCCGGGCGAAACCGGGGGCCTGGTCGATGGCCACGAGCTCGATGCCAGCCTTCCGTTTGCGCTGCAGGAGATTGAGGGATATCCGCTCACGGACTTCGGCTGGCCGTCGATTCCCGCCGCGTTCACTGAACTTCTCACCTCGTTCACGGCGCGCTACGGCGATGCACTCCCGCCGATCTACATCACCGAGAACGGATGCGCCATCAATGACGGTCCCGATGAGACCGGTGTGATCGCCGACGAGCGACGGATCGACTACACCGCCGCACACCTGGCAGCGGTGGCCGACGCGATCGAGGCCGGCGTTGATGTGCGCGGCTATTTCCACTGGTCCCTGATGGACAATTTCGAATGGGCTGTCGGCTTCTCGCAGCGCTTCGGTTTGATCTACACCGACTATGAAACGCAAGAGCGTATTCCGAAGGACTCGTTCCGCTGGTATCGCGATCTCATCCAGGCGCACCGCTGA
- a CDS encoding aromatic acid exporter family protein — translation MQLTAKFRSNTRVPLLQAVKTSVATVLAWIVAQLLLPGELPVFAAIAALLVVQPSINQSLGKAIERCLGVIGGVLVAYGVSLIFGTSGGIVLLAIVVCIMLTWVLRLAPGSANQVPISAMLVLSIGVQTPGYAFERILETILGAGIALLVNVVIVPPVLLAPAGDALDRLNSEVADSLDRVATALKLPQSRASLTEMMLTARLLRPMLNAADKAIVQAEESLTLNPRQAAYRRVLDADLERLDRLKSLVTRTVGMTRALHDHYDDSLYLEPTVQALSLELVRAAHDLRLLTRGDDPAESRFIPHGDDELALTSPLVIAAPPPQHWILIGSLMEDLRRVREEIIGEPLS, via the coding sequence GTGCAGTTAACGGCGAAATTTCGGAGCAACACACGGGTGCCGCTGCTCCAGGCGGTGAAAACCTCTGTGGCCACCGTTCTCGCGTGGATTGTTGCGCAGCTACTTCTTCCCGGCGAACTGCCAGTGTTTGCGGCCATTGCGGCGCTGCTCGTGGTGCAGCCCAGCATCAATCAGTCGCTCGGTAAGGCCATTGAGCGCTGCCTCGGCGTCATCGGGGGTGTTCTCGTCGCCTACGGAGTGAGCCTGATCTTTGGGACGTCCGGCGGGATCGTGTTGCTGGCAATTGTGGTGTGCATCATGCTCACCTGGGTGCTTCGGCTGGCGCCCGGTTCGGCGAATCAAGTTCCCATCAGTGCCATGTTGGTGCTGTCGATTGGGGTACAGACGCCGGGCTATGCGTTTGAACGCATTCTCGAGACGATTCTTGGCGCCGGGATCGCCCTTCTCGTGAACGTCGTGATCGTGCCCCCGGTACTCCTGGCGCCGGCCGGTGACGCGCTCGATCGATTGAACTCCGAGGTCGCCGACAGCTTGGATCGGGTGGCTACGGCGTTAAAGCTGCCGCAGTCCCGGGCCTCACTCACTGAGATGATGCTCACCGCCCGGCTGCTACGTCCCATGCTGAATGCTGCAGACAAAGCTATCGTGCAGGCCGAGGAAAGCCTCACCCTGAACCCGCGGCAGGCCGCGTATCGGCGCGTGCTCGACGCGGACCTGGAACGCCTCGATCGCCTCAAATCGTTGGTGACTCGAACCGTCGGGATGACGCGCGCGCTGCATGACCACTACGACGACAGCCTGTATCTAGAACCGACGGTTCAGGCGCTTTCGCTGGAGTTGGTGCGAGCCGCCCACGACCTGCGACTTCTCACGCGTGGGGACGACCCTGCCGAGTCACGCTTCATCCCGCATGGCGACGACGAACTCGCCCTCACCTCACCACTTGTCATTGCCGCTCCGCCACCCCAACATTGGATTCTGATCGGTTCCCTGATGGAAGACTTACGTCGTGTCCGCGAGGAAATCATCGGCGAACCGCTGAGCTGA
- a CDS encoding glutamate-5-semialdehyde dehydrogenase: MSSIPVTMLTPTLTAARTASLALAGSPTALKNTALEAIAAALRANVPAIVEANRADLEAGERNGLSTGLLDRLRLDDARIDALADAVLQIALLTDPVGEVVRGSSLPNGVKISQVRVPFGVVGVIYEARPNVTVDIAALALKSGNAVVLRGGSAAENSNRVLVDLIQGALSASGLPAESVQTIDQFGRDGANLLMRARGGVDVLIPRGSANLINTVVNESTVPVIETGAGVVHIFLDESAPLEWAVDIVHNSKVQRPSVCNALETLLVHAGAAQRLLPEVLAKLTASGVTIHADERTRELFPQGVPATEEDWATEYMSLDLAVAVVESLDDAIGHIRRYSTGHTESIITNDIVNAERFLNEVDSAAVMVNASTRFTDGGEFGFGAEVGISTQKLHARGPMGLAELTSTKWIVRGSGQVRA, from the coding sequence ATGTCGTCGATTCCCGTCACCATGCTCACTCCCACTTTGACTGCGGCCCGCACCGCTTCGCTGGCGCTGGCCGGCTCACCGACCGCGCTGAAGAACACGGCGTTGGAGGCGATTGCCGCGGCGCTGCGGGCGAACGTGCCCGCCATTGTCGAGGCGAATCGAGCCGATCTCGAAGCCGGTGAGAGGAACGGGCTGAGCACGGGACTTCTCGATCGGCTCAGGCTTGACGACGCACGCATCGACGCTCTGGCGGATGCCGTGCTGCAGATCGCGCTGCTGACCGATCCGGTGGGCGAGGTCGTGCGCGGCAGTAGCCTGCCGAACGGTGTCAAGATCAGCCAGGTGCGCGTGCCGTTCGGCGTCGTCGGCGTGATCTACGAGGCGCGGCCCAACGTCACCGTCGACATCGCTGCGCTTGCCTTGAAGAGCGGAAATGCTGTGGTTCTGCGCGGTGGTTCGGCCGCCGAAAACAGCAACCGGGTTTTGGTCGACCTGATCCAGGGCGCGCTCTCGGCCAGTGGCCTGCCGGCCGAGTCGGTGCAGACGATCGACCAATTCGGCCGCGACGGGGCGAACCTGCTGATGCGTGCACGCGGTGGGGTCGACGTTTTGATCCCGCGGGGGAGCGCCAATCTCATCAACACCGTCGTGAATGAATCGACGGTGCCCGTGATCGAAACCGGTGCGGGCGTCGTTCATATCTTCCTGGACGAGAGTGCCCCGCTGGAGTGGGCGGTGGACATCGTTCACAACTCGAAGGTTCAGCGTCCGAGCGTGTGCAATGCGCTCGAAACGTTGCTCGTGCATGCGGGGGCGGCACAGCGGCTGCTGCCGGAGGTGCTTGCCAAGCTCACCGCCTCGGGGGTCACCATTCACGCCGACGAGCGCACCCGGGAGCTGTTCCCACAGGGCGTCCCCGCGACGGAGGAGGATTGGGCGACTGAATACATGAGCCTTGACCTTGCAGTTGCCGTGGTGGAATCTCTCGACGACGCGATTGGGCATATTCGCCGTTACTCCACCGGGCACACTGAGTCGATCATCACGAACGACATCGTCAACGCCGAACGGTTCCTGAACGAGGTCGATTCTGCGGCGGTCATGGTGAATGCGTCGACACGGTTCACCGACGGTGGCGAATTCGGCTTTGGTGCCGAGGTCGGAATATCGACACAAAAGCTCCACGCGCGCGGTCCGATGGGGCTGGCCGAGCTGACGAGTACCAAATGGATCGTGCGTGGCAGCGGCCAGGTGCGGGCGTAG
- the rsfS gene encoding ribosome silencing factor, with the protein MTASAHALELLQVAAAAADSKAGEDLVAIDVSEPLPLADIFLIVTGRSERNVVAIAGEVEDKLIEAGHKPLRREGRAEGRWILIDFGDLVVHVFHEEERAYYGLERLWKDCPVVPIDLPVRDTRE; encoded by the coding sequence ATGACCGCTTCTGCCCATGCTCTCGAGCTCCTCCAGGTGGCCGCCGCCGCCGCCGACTCGAAGGCCGGGGAAGATCTTGTTGCCATCGACGTCTCCGAGCCGCTGCCGCTTGCCGACATCTTCCTCATCGTCACGGGTCGTTCCGAACGCAACGTGGTCGCGATCGCCGGTGAGGTCGAAGACAAGCTGATCGAAGCCGGCCACAAGCCCCTGCGCCGGGAGGGCCGTGCCGAAGGCCGGTGGATTCTGATCGACTTTGGCGACCTGGTCGTTCACGTTTTCCATGAAGAAGAGCGTGCGTATTACGGGCTTGAGCGACTGTGGAAAGACTGCCCCGTCGTGCCGATCGATCTTCCGGTGCGCGACACGCGCGAGTAA
- a CDS encoding YchJ family metal-binding protein — MSLLESRALRCPCDSGESYAECCGSYHTDRTTPPTAQLLMRSRYSAFAVGDSDYLLRTWHPSTRPATVDLDSTLRWIRLEVEHTERGGLFDGDGVVRFTAHYRDGAERGSQHETSRFVRFNRNWTYLDAIDGRSD; from the coding sequence GTGAGCCTGCTGGAATCCCGCGCCCTACGTTGTCCGTGTGACAGCGGTGAGAGCTATGCCGAATGTTGCGGCAGCTACCACACTGATCGCACCACTCCGCCAACCGCGCAACTGCTGATGCGTTCTCGGTACTCGGCCTTCGCCGTGGGCGATTCCGACTATCTGCTGCGCACCTGGCATCCGAGCACCCGCCCTGCAACGGTGGACCTCGACTCCACTCTGCGCTGGATCCGCCTCGAGGTAGAGCACACCGAACGCGGGGGCCTGTTCGACGGCGACGGGGTCGTCCGATTCACCGCTCACTACCGAGACGGCGCGGAACGCGGTTCGCAACACGAGACGAGCCGCTTCGTCCGGTTCAACCGCAACTGGACCTATCTCGACGCGATCGACGGGCGCTCCGACTAG
- the proB gene encoding glutamate 5-kinase, with the protein MSVSDRSGILGAARIVVKVGSSSISGENAGAIPALVDALAEAHGRGAEIVLVSSGAIATGMPYLNLDERPTDLATQQAAASVGQNLLIFRYQDSLDRYDIVAGQVLLTAGDLENPSHRSNAQRAMERLLALRILPIVNENDTVATHEIRFGDNDRLASLVAMLVAADVLVLLSDVDALYTKPPHLPGAERIDRITAGDPLPGVEFGSTGASGVGTGGASSKVSAARIAADAGTAVLVTATTLVAAALRGEHVGTWFEPSPSPTGRPLP; encoded by the coding sequence GTGAGCGTGAGTGACCGGTCCGGCATCCTCGGAGCCGCTCGAATCGTTGTCAAGGTGGGGTCGTCGTCGATCAGTGGCGAGAATGCCGGAGCAATCCCGGCGCTGGTCGACGCCCTCGCCGAGGCACACGGTCGCGGGGCCGAGATCGTACTCGTGTCATCGGGGGCCATCGCCACCGGCATGCCGTATTTGAACCTAGACGAGCGGCCGACGGACCTGGCCACGCAGCAGGCTGCGGCATCCGTGGGCCAGAATCTGTTGATTTTCCGCTACCAAGACAGTCTTGACCGGTATGACATCGTCGCCGGCCAAGTGTTGCTGACGGCGGGGGACCTGGAGAACCCGTCGCACCGCAGCAACGCCCAGCGGGCAATGGAACGGCTGTTGGCACTGCGGATCTTGCCGATCGTGAATGAAAACGACACTGTGGCGACGCACGAGATTCGGTTCGGCGATAACGACAGGTTGGCCTCGCTCGTCGCAATGCTGGTCGCGGCCGATGTGCTCGTTCTGCTCAGCGATGTCGATGCGCTGTATACCAAGCCACCGCATCTTCCCGGGGCCGAGCGGATCGACAGGATCACTGCGGGCGATCCGCTGCCCGGGGTCGAGTTCGGTTCGACCGGAGCCTCCGGTGTCGGCACCGGCGGCGCGAGTTCCAAGGTGTCCGCCGCACGCATCGCAGCGGATGCCGGCACCGCCGTGCTGGTCACCGCTACGACGCTGGTCGCCGCGGCCCTGCGCGGAGAACACGTCGGTACCTGGTTCGAGCCGTCGCCTTCGCCCACCGGACGTCCGCTCCCCTAA
- a CDS encoding oxygenase MpaB family protein, protein MPDTAAEAILIAGGGRAILLQLAHPAIGHGVAQHSNFEHRPLDRLHATLSYVYAVAFGTEEDQQAVRRRVNRAHAPVRGDGDPETPAYSAFTPDLQLWVAATLYDSAMTVHRRVFGEPSDALADQLYQAYEALGTALQMPRGLWPIDREAFARYWDEQLAALQTDAVTRHVAHQLLHPRHGPVWLRAVMPLGRLVTTGLLPAELRDAFELPWTPRDERRFARTMRMTARLYPALPRGIRQWPKNHYLRQLRA, encoded by the coding sequence ATGCCCGACACCGCAGCCGAGGCGATCTTGATCGCCGGGGGCGGGCGCGCCATCCTGCTGCAGCTAGCCCATCCGGCAATCGGGCATGGCGTCGCCCAGCACAGCAACTTCGAGCACCGCCCCCTCGATCGCTTGCACGCCACTCTCAGCTACGTCTACGCCGTCGCATTCGGCACTGAGGAGGATCAGCAAGCCGTGCGCCGCCGTGTCAACCGGGCCCACGCTCCGGTACGGGGTGACGGCGACCCCGAGACCCCGGCCTACAGTGCGTTCACTCCCGACCTCCAGCTCTGGGTCGCAGCCACCCTCTACGACTCGGCTATGACCGTGCACCGGCGCGTGTTCGGCGAGCCCAGCGACGCGCTCGCTGACCAGCTCTATCAGGCGTATGAAGCCCTCGGCACTGCGCTTCAGATGCCGAGGGGGCTGTGGCCGATCGACCGCGAAGCCTTCGCCCGCTATTGGGACGAGCAGTTGGCTGCGTTGCAGACGGATGCCGTCACCCGCCACGTCGCCCACCAGCTTCTCCATCCCCGCCACGGGCCCGTCTGGCTGCGCGCCGTGATGCCACTCGGGCGTCTGGTCACGACGGGCCTCCTCCCGGCGGAGCTGCGGGACGCTTTCGAACTACCCTGGACCCCGCGCGACGAACGTCGCTTTGCCCGCACCATGCGCATGACGGCCCGACTCTACCCCGCGCTACCCCGTGGCATCCGGCAGTGGCCGAAGAACCACTACCTTCGGCAACTGCGCGCCTGA
- a CDS encoding hemerythrin domain-containing protein, translating into MSDELSAPREGSAGPSGTVRGCDTADMLVIHGMFRRLFTDLPALVAGVPVGDSVRSAVVGAHVREVSAGLHAHHQGEDLLLWEKLESRAPACALHVGQMRAQHQAVALELGELENAVELWQTTNAVEDAESVVDILTTIKALLFAHLGQEERQILPVAGVTLTQQEWDLLGAHGRTAIPRERLMVQLGFILEGFAPDERAGWLRENVPAPIRLLYRVIGRRQYEKNYRLVYGAAPL; encoded by the coding sequence GTGTCAGATGAGTTGTCCGCACCTCGTGAGGGGTCCGCCGGTCCCTCCGGAACTGTGCGGGGCTGTGACACCGCCGACATGCTCGTCATCCACGGTATGTTTCGGAGGCTTTTCACGGATCTGCCGGCGCTCGTCGCGGGGGTTCCCGTCGGCGACTCGGTGCGTTCGGCTGTCGTCGGCGCCCATGTGCGTGAGGTCTCGGCCGGACTGCACGCTCATCATCAAGGCGAGGATCTTCTGCTCTGGGAGAAGCTCGAATCACGCGCTCCGGCCTGTGCACTGCACGTCGGCCAGATGCGTGCCCAACACCAGGCGGTTGCCCTTGAACTCGGTGAACTCGAGAACGCGGTCGAGCTCTGGCAAACTACCAATGCCGTCGAGGATGCCGAGTCCGTCGTCGATATCCTGACGACCATCAAGGCTCTCCTCTTCGCCCATCTCGGCCAAGAGGAACGGCAGATTCTTCCGGTGGCCGGGGTAACGCTCACTCAACAGGAATGGGACTTGCTGGGGGCACATGGCCGGACGGCGATACCGCGCGAGCGTCTGATGGTGCAGCTCGGTTTCATTCTTGAAGGTTTTGCCCCCGATGAGCGCGCAGGGTGGTTGAGGGAGAACGTTCCCGCCCCGATCCGATTGCTCTACCGTGTCATTGGGCGACGTCAGTATGAGAAGAACTACCGGCTGGTCTACGGGGCGGCACCGCTCTGA
- the obgE gene encoding GTPase ObgE, which translates to MATFVDQVTLHLRAGNGGDGCVSVKREKFKPLAGPDGGNGGSGGDLVLVADPQVTTLLGYHRAPHRTSDNGGPGMGDHRNGHNGEIRELAVPLGTVVKDVDGNELMDMSEPGQRLVVAPGGQGGLGNAALASTKRKAPGFALLGTLGWEGDVYLELKTVADVALVGYPSAGKSSLIASMSAARPKIADYPFTTLQPNLGVVQAGESRYTIADVPGLIEGASEGKGLGLEFLRHVERCTALLHVLDCATLDPGRDPISDLDIILGELAAYPVPDGQKPLLERPQLIALNKIDVPEARELAEFLRPDLEARGYRVFLISTVTHEGLKQLNYALAETVEVGRVERAAVEAKKPRIVLRPTAVDDGGFEVKVEGGSFGNIYRIVGTKPERWVMQTNFTNDEAVGFLADRLAKLGVENELFKAGAVAGSTVIIGPGHGVVFDWEPTLTSTAELITAPRGTDTRLDESTRRTSNQRREEYFARMDAKAAARAELIREREQGLWLSDGEEFSGAQVGAADSASASAAGPEGDSE; encoded by the coding sequence ATGGCCACATTCGTTGACCAGGTCACGCTGCACTTGCGAGCGGGCAACGGAGGAGACGGCTGTGTGTCGGTGAAGCGAGAGAAGTTCAAGCCTCTCGCCGGCCCAGACGGCGGTAACGGCGGCAGCGGGGGAGACCTTGTTCTCGTTGCAGACCCGCAGGTCACCACGCTTCTCGGCTACCACCGTGCACCCCACCGCACCTCCGACAACGGCGGTCCGGGTATGGGCGACCACCGGAACGGCCACAACGGAGAGATTCGCGAGCTGGCCGTTCCTCTGGGCACGGTTGTCAAAGACGTCGACGGCAACGAGCTCATGGATATGTCTGAGCCGGGCCAACGTCTCGTCGTCGCTCCCGGCGGCCAGGGTGGGCTCGGCAATGCCGCACTCGCGTCGACCAAGCGCAAGGCCCCCGGCTTCGCGCTTCTCGGCACGCTCGGTTGGGAAGGCGACGTTTACCTCGAGCTGAAGACCGTTGCTGATGTCGCACTCGTGGGCTACCCATCGGCCGGAAAATCCAGCCTCATCGCCTCGATGTCGGCCGCGCGTCCCAAGATCGCCGACTACCCGTTCACGACCCTGCAGCCGAATCTCGGCGTCGTACAGGCCGGTGAATCCCGTTACACCATTGCTGACGTGCCTGGGCTGATTGAGGGTGCCAGCGAGGGCAAGGGACTCGGCCTCGAATTCCTGCGCCACGTCGAACGCTGCACCGCCTTGCTGCACGTGCTCGACTGCGCCACGCTCGACCCGGGACGCGACCCGATCAGCGATCTCGACATCATCCTCGGCGAGTTGGCCGCCTACCCGGTTCCCGACGGCCAAAAGCCGCTCCTTGAGCGTCCGCAGCTGATCGCCCTGAACAAGATCGACGTGCCCGAGGCCCGCGAACTGGCCGAATTCCTGCGCCCTGACCTCGAAGCGCGTGGCTACCGCGTCTTCTTGATCTCGACTGTCACGCACGAGGGCCTCAAGCAGCTCAACTACGCATTGGCCGAGACCGTGGAAGTCGGACGCGTTGAGCGTGCCGCCGTCGAGGCGAAGAAGCCGCGCATTGTTTTGCGCCCGACCGCCGTCGACGACGGCGGATTCGAGGTCAAGGTCGAGGGTGGTTCGTTCGGAAACATCTACCGGATCGTCGGTACGAAGCCCGAGCGTTGGGTCATGCAGACCAACTTCACCAACGACGAGGCCGTCGGCTTCCTCGCGGACCGTCTGGCCAAGCTCGGCGTCGAGAACGAACTGTTCAAGGCCGGAGCCGTTGCCGGTTCAACCGTCATCATCGGTCCGGGCCACGGCGTCGTCTTCGACTGGGAGCCCACCCTGACCTCGACCGCGGAACTCATCACCGCGCCACGTGGCACGGACACGCGTCTCGACGAGTCGACCCGCCGCACCAGCAATCAGCGTCGTGAAGAGTACTTCGCCCGCATGGACGCGAAGGCTGCAGCGCGGGCGGAGCTCATTCGTGAGCGCGAGCAGGGTCTGTGGCTGAGCGATGGAGAAGAATTCTCCGGGGCACAGGTCGGCGCCGCCGATTCTGCATCCGCATCCGCAGCCGGCCCGGAGGGCGACTCGGAGTGA
- a CDS encoding SDR family oxidoreductase, translated as MAGELVLVTGGSGFVGAECVAQLLDAGYRVRTTVRSLSRESEVRALVASGRDASADVLGVVEANLLSDDGWADAVANCDFVLHVASPFPVTQPKDEDDLIIPARDGALRVLRAARDAGVKRVVLTSSFAAIGYGHPPLSRPYTEQDWTDVNGESVSAYAKSKTIAERAAWNFVADEGETLQLAVVNPVAVFGPARGTDLSTSVQLLRRLLMGAVPALPRISLSAVDVRDVADLHLRALTHPDAAGERFIASAGPPVSFPEIAHLLRERLADAAKHVPSRILPNWVVRAGAPLNSTMKQLASQLGAPKLISNDKARLQLGWSPRSNEESLLSAAESLVRLELLTKQGS; from the coding sequence ATGGCCGGAGAATTGGTTCTTGTCACGGGCGGGTCGGGTTTTGTCGGCGCCGAGTGTGTCGCACAATTGCTCGACGCGGGCTATCGCGTCAGAACCACCGTACGCTCCCTCTCCAGAGAATCAGAAGTCCGTGCGCTGGTCGCGTCCGGCCGTGATGCCTCGGCGGATGTCCTCGGTGTCGTCGAGGCGAATCTTCTCTCGGACGATGGCTGGGCCGACGCTGTTGCCAACTGTGACTTCGTGCTTCACGTCGCCTCGCCGTTTCCGGTGACGCAGCCGAAAGATGAGGATGACCTCATCATCCCTGCCCGTGACGGCGCGTTGCGGGTATTGCGCGCCGCGCGGGATGCCGGCGTCAAGCGGGTCGTGCTCACGTCATCGTTTGCAGCAATTGGATATGGGCACCCCCCGCTGAGCCGCCCCTATACCGAACAGGACTGGACCGACGTGAACGGCGAGAGCGTCAGTGCCTACGCCAAATCTAAAACAATCGCCGAACGCGCCGCCTGGAATTTTGTTGCCGACGAAGGTGAAACCCTGCAACTTGCGGTGGTCAACCCGGTCGCTGTCTTCGGGCCGGCGCGTGGCACCGACCTCTCGACATCGGTTCAACTTCTGCGCCGTCTTCTGATGGGAGCGGTGCCGGCCCTCCCCCGCATCTCGCTGTCAGCCGTCGATGTTCGGGATGTCGCCGATCTCCACCTGCGCGCATTGACACATCCGGATGCCGCCGGCGAGCGATTCATCGCATCCGCTGGGCCCCCCGTGAGCTTTCCTGAGATCGCCCACCTTCTGCGGGAACGCCTGGCGGATGCCGCCAAACACGTCCCGTCGCGAATCCTGCCCAACTGGGTCGTACGGGCAGGCGCACCGCTGAACTCCACGATGAAACAGCTCGCGTCTCAGCTTGGTGCGCCCAAACTCATTTCCAACGACAAGGCCCGCCTCCAGCTGGGCTGGTCGCCTCGCTCCAACGAAGAGTCACTTCTGTCGGCGGCCGAAAGTTTGGTGCGCCTCGAGTTGCTGACCAAACAGGGGTCCTGA
- a CDS encoding YceI family protein: MSDTITTSIPGYKAGTWTIDPTHSEVGFSIRHIMISKVKGTFDVFNATFITAPNPVDSSVTASAQVASVNTNDANRDGHLRTGDFFEAATYPTIDFVSTGAREVSGEFFVDGDLTIKGVTKPVTFEFDFGGFGTDPYGNYKGGATAKAVVNREDFGLTYNAALETGGVLLGSTVTITLELQASLNQD, encoded by the coding sequence ATGAGCGACACCATCACAACGAGCATCCCGGGCTACAAGGCCGGCACCTGGACCATCGACCCCACTCACAGTGAGGTGGGTTTCAGTATTCGTCACATCATGATCAGCAAGGTCAAGGGCACCTTCGATGTGTTCAACGCGACATTTATCACGGCTCCGAATCCCGTGGACTCGAGCGTGACGGCATCCGCTCAGGTTGCATCGGTGAACACCAACGACGCGAACCGTGATGGTCATCTGCGCACCGGAGACTTCTTCGAGGCCGCCACGTACCCAACCATCGACTTCGTCTCGACGGGCGCCCGCGAGGTCTCGGGTGAGTTCTTCGTCGACGGCGATCTCACCATAAAGGGTGTGACTAAGCCGGTCACCTTTGAGTTCGACTTCGGTGGCTTCGGCACCGACCCCTACGGAAACTACAAGGGCGGAGCGACCGCCAAGGCCGTCGTGAACCGCGAAGACTTTGGTCTCACCTACAATGCAGCACTCGAGACCGGTGGCGTGTTGCTGGGCTCGACGGTGACAATCACACTCGAGCTTCAGGCCAGCCTGAACCAGGACTAA
- the nadD gene encoding nicotinate-nucleotide adenylyltransferase, with protein sequence MTQRRPRIGVMGGTFDPIHHGHLVAASEVAQSFDLDEVVFVPTGHPWQKEDVTLAEHRYLMTVIATASNPRFTVSRVDIDRDGPTFTIDTLRELRDERPDAELFFITGADAISQILSWKDVQELWDLAHFVAVSRPGHELSVSGLPDQDVSLLEVPALAISSTDCRARVNRGFPVWYLVPDGVVQYISKHHLYRSVA encoded by the coding sequence GTGACGCAACGTCGTCCGCGCATCGGTGTGATGGGTGGAACCTTTGATCCGATCCACCACGGACACCTTGTGGCGGCCAGTGAGGTCGCGCAAAGCTTCGATCTCGACGAAGTTGTCTTTGTCCCGACGGGTCATCCGTGGCAGAAAGAAGACGTCACTCTTGCCGAACACCGATATTTGATGACCGTCATCGCGACGGCCTCAAATCCACGGTTCACGGTGAGCCGCGTCGATATCGACCGCGATGGTCCCACCTTCACGATTGACACCCTGCGCGAATTGCGTGATGAACGCCCTGATGCGGAGCTTTTCTTCATCACCGGAGCAGATGCCATCTCGCAAATTCTGAGTTGGAAAGACGTGCAGGAGCTCTGGGACCTCGCTCATTTCGTGGCTGTGAGTCGCCCGGGACATGAGCTGAGCGTTTCGGGATTGCCTGATCAGGACGTAAGCTTGCTTGAGGTTCCGGCACTGGCGATTTCATCGACAGACTGCCGTGCGCGAGTAAATCGGGGTTTCCCGGTCTGGTATCTGGTCCCCGACGGGGTCGTCCAGTACATCTCAAAGCATCATCTGTATCGGAGTGTGGCATGA